Proteins encoded together in one Musa acuminata AAA Group cultivar baxijiao chromosome BXJ3-6, Cavendish_Baxijiao_AAA, whole genome shotgun sequence window:
- the LOC103988227 gene encoding protein GAMETE EXPRESSED 1, whose amino-acid sequence MHILLPFLLVCLCAQSQSLSWPFSSSSSSSPSSIRELNQGFPKEISAATAEFSIERLDDRKGLKLVENARRKLVGANSCWQNAYRNLFSGCAEIIADKEKQSRLAWQLSDCFQIDSGRSAFPSCDAGAPMLRCLKTLDDVEHKVYLEFFLETNSICHQLQTDAFKHDTERLVNDLLRSAQFAEQKLDVMEEKSEQLLQHSDKVQDSLASINLQNQQLAQASSAVEAQIHDVLEHSKAIFEQSKEIAASQVELQGGQLDMKEKLISGMASLQESYKSLDDGMLKLREEAVEIEREIQVVGSSMSSKMQNLQSKADDIGSVAGLSLEKQKQLLDRQALALEGLDFLTKFQSQALEESRDTLQRLAELGNKQQEELLLGQEQIQQAHDRLIRNSQSILAAQEEFETKQANIFAALDKLFALHNAILVESRFMKAFFFYSCVIFLLYMLTSTKQTYSIRARLYLGLCTTFVLEVLIVRFGGDDFDQQSRIMSKVFLTRSSFLVASTIQIIHSLFTYRDYEILNHQLLLTLVEKVRIMEQNEGNKFLAFGSESDISVSQYSWMYDELPEDVDDKVDPDYIFPEEEVGENSITVISDSRKYNLRPRRRQ is encoded by the exons ATGCACATCTTGTTGCCGTTCCTCTTGGTTTGCTTGTGTGCTCAGAGCCAGAGCCTTTCGTggcccttttcttcttcttcgtcgtcgtcaCCATCATCTATAAGAGAATTGAACCAAGGCTTCCCGAAGGAGATCAGTGCTGCAACAGCCGAGTTCTCCATTGAAAGGCTCGACGACCGAAAGGGATTGAAGCTGGTGGAGAACGCAAGGAGAAAGCTGGTCGGAGCAAACAGTTGCTGGCAAAACGCTTACCGAAACCTTTTCTCTGGTTGTGCAGAGATCATAGCCGATAAAGAGAAGCAATCGAGATTAGCTTGGCAGCTCAGTGATTGCTTTCAGATAGACTCAGGGAGATCAGCTTTTCCGAGTTGTGATGCAGGGGCTCCGATGTTGAGATGTCTCAAGACGTTAGATGATGTGGAGCACAAGGTCTACCTCGAGTTCTTCTTGGAGACCAACTCCATCTGCCACCAGTTACA GACTGATGCATTCAAGCATGACACAGAGAGGTTGGTCAATGATTTACTGAGATCAGCTCAGTTTGCAGAACAGAAGTTGGATGTCATGGAAGAGAAATCCGAGCAGCTACTGCAGCACTCCGATAAAGTCCAGGATTCATTAGCTTCCATCAACCTCCAGAACCAGCAATTAGCCCAAGCATCAAGTGCTGTCGAGGCGCAGATCCATGACGTGTTGGAGCACTCCAAGGCGATCTTTGAGCAGTCCAAAGAGATAGCAGCTTCGCAGGTAGAGCTGCAAGGAGGACAGCTCGACATGAAAGAGAAGCTCATCTCCGGCATGGCAAGCTTGCAGGAGTCCTACAAGAGTTTGGATGATGGGATGCTGAAGCTAAGGGAGGAAGCTGTAGAAATCGAAAGAGAAATACAGGTAGTTGGGAGCTCCATGTCCTCAAAGATGCAGAATCTTCAAAGCAAAGCCGACGATATTGGTAGTGTTGCAGGCTTGTCCTTGGAGAAACAGAAGCAGCTTCTCGACAGGCAGGCTTTGGCCCTCGAAGGCCTCGATTTCCTCACCAAGTTTCAATCCCAAGCGCTTGAAGAAAGCCG GGACACCTTGCAAAGACTAGCAGAGCTCGGTAACAAGCAGCAAGAGGAGCTACTCCTCGGACAAGAGCAAATCCAACAGGCTCATGACCGTCTGATTCGGAACTCTCAATCGATATTAGCAGCTCAG GAAGAATTCGAAACGaagcaagcaaacattttcgCTGCTCTGGACAAGCTCTTCGCGCTGCACAACGCAATTCTAGTAGAATCACGATTCATGAAGGCTTTCTTCTTCTACTCCTGCGTGATCTTTCTTCTCTACATGCTCACTAGTACGAAACAGACATACAGCATCCGAGCACGCCTTTACTTAG GTCTCTGTACCACATTTGTGCTCGAGGTCCTCATCGTTCGATTTGGTGGCGATGACTTCGATCAGCAGTCTCGAATCATGTCCAAAGTGTTCCTAACTCGATCCTCGTTTCTGGTTGCTTCAACCATCCAAATCATTCATTCTTTGTTTACCTACAG AGACTATGAGATATTAAATCATCAGTTGCTGCTAACGTTGGTGGAGAAGGTTCGGATAATGGAACAAAATGAAG GAAACAAGTTCTTGGCTTTCGGCTCAGAGAGTGACATAAGTGTGAGCCAGTACTCATGGATGTACGATGAGTTGCCGGAAGACGTCGATGACAAGGTTGATCCAGATTATATATTTCCGGAGGAAGAAGTTGGGGAGAATTCCATCACTGTAATCTCAGACAGCAGAAAATACAACCTTAGGCCTCGTCGTAGGCAATGA
- the LOC135641189 gene encoding transcription factor MYB1-like yields the protein MGRKPCCAKEGLNRGAWTAHEDHILKSYIDTHGEGKWRSLPKRAGLKRCGKSCRLRWLNYLRPGIKRGNISDDEDELIIRLHKLLGNRWSLIAGRLPGRTDNEIKNYWNTTLGKKAYGKAYQPKPCMSNNSAAGPAAITAKAAPDHTAVVVQTKAQRCTKTFFHHDQALLVSSSTHQQHLQPASKPSMSPPKASPDAPANADPSRAAGDLPLTVGEEDEDPCFSMSLDSTFLLSGLSTEFWMESDSLQPHIEFNLSSVAAFLDADDDWLNWTPSC from the exons atgggaaggAAGCCATGCTGTGCAAAGGAGGGGCTTAACAGAGGGGCATGGACAGCTCACGAAGACCACATCCTCAAGTCCTACATTGACACCCATGGAGAAGGCAAATGGAGGAGCCTCCCCAAGCGAGCAG GTCTAAAGAGATGTGGGAAGAGCTGCCGTCTGCGGTGGCTCAACTACTTGCGGCCGGGTATTAAGCGTGGCAACATATCCGACGACGAAGATGAACTCATCATCAGACTCCACAAGCTCCTCGGTAACAG ATGGTCTCTAATTGCAGGAAGACTGCCAGGGCGAACAGACAATgaaatcaagaactactggaacaccacACTGGGGAAGAAAGCTTACGGCAAGGCATATCAACCAAAGCCCTGCATGAGTAATAACTCCGCCGCCGGTCCAGCTGCGATCACAGCGAAAGCCGCCCCGGATCACACGGCCGTCGTCGTCCAGACCAAGGCCCAGAGGTGCACCAAGACATTCTTCCACCACGACCAAGCACTACTCGTGTCGTCATCTACCCATCAACAGCATCTTCAGCCGGCATCGAAGCCGTCCATGAGCCCCCCGAAAGCCTCTCCTGATGCTCCTGCTAATGCCGACCCGTCCCGTGCCGCTGGTGACCTCCCACTGACAGTAGGTGAAGAAGACGAGGATCCCTGCTTCAGCATGTCTCTCGATAGCACGTTCCTTCTCAGTGGCCTCTCCACCGAGTTCTGGATGGAGAGTGATTCCCTTCAACCGCACATTGAGTTCAATCTCAGTTCAGTTGCAGCTTTTCTTGACGCAGACGACGACTGGCTGAACTGGACACCAAGTTGTTGA